DNA from Triticum aestivum cultivar Chinese Spring chromosome 7D, IWGSC CS RefSeq v2.1, whole genome shotgun sequence:
cttatggtcatcttgatgacaagctcgagttcatcgaaaacggagttcactcgcatcttctatgatgttttcgatgttggaggttatgccagttcttctcggttggaggtttcactcctctatttgttggcatacctcccctgcctcttctcggttatgctgttttgatgctactcatcttcctctatccaacaagcttgagtttgctcaattcggagctcatatgcagaagttatggcagttttggtcccagcggtagtaccacttaggtgctacaagtggtagtaccgctccagagcggtagtaccgctggtagcccccagccgtagtaccgttgcggtctcgtgctagtaccgcctcgattcgaggggtctttttcgtgtcgggttttacggtactagccgcggcagtggagGCCGTAATACCGCTCGTATGCGGTGCGGCAGTACCGCgggggggagcggtagtaccgctggcctagcggtagtaccgctggccaagtggtagtaccgctctctgcggggctggtgtggggggtaacggttggattgttccccccactatataaggaagtcttcttccccattctaccttatcctttgagcttgtgttcttcccccattgttgaccttcttcgagcttgctaactctcaatccctccatggattcttgctagtttttgagggaaaagagagaggagatctagatccacatttccaccaatcactttctcctctatgtgaggggaaccccttggatctagatcttggagttcttggtgttctccttcttgttcttcctctcatcttcctccctagcattagttgcttcggtgggatttgagagagaaggatttgggcactccgtgtgcccttgccattgcatttggtgcatcggtttgagttctccacgtgatacgtggaagttacaagttgagaagcttattactcttgggtgcttggtgcccttgagcttgttcctcttgggtgcttgggcgccctagacggttggtggtgttcggagctcaatcattggggtgtaaagctccgggcaagcgtcggggtctccaattaggttgtggagatcgccccgagcaatttgacgggttccggtgaccgcccccaagggttgccaaagtgtacgggtttggtgaccgcccccaagggttgccatttgtacgggttcggtgaccgccctcaagggtcccttagtggaatcacggcatcttgcattgtgcgagggcgtgaggagattacggtggccctagtggcttcttggggagcattgtgcctccacaccgctccaaacggagattagcatccgcaagggtgtgaacttcgggatacatcatcgtctccacgtgcctcggttatctcttacccgagccctttacttatgcactttactttgtgatagccatattgtttcttgtcatatatcttgctatcacttagttgtttaccttgcttagcataagttgttggtgcacataggtgagcctagttgttttaggttttgtgcttgtcaaattaaccgttaggtttattccgcatttgttcaagcctaaaccgtaattattttaaagcgcctattcacccccccccctctaggcgacatccacgatctttcagcagTCTATTTTCAATTCttttcatcatggggacaaagtcAATAGTTTTTGGCTTATTGATGCATAGTGGGAGGCCTTAATAGGTGTGAGGAAGAGTACCAATCTTGCATCCCAGTAGGGCAGAGAGAGCATACATCTTATGTGGAGGAGTGTTGATAGCAGTCATGGTGGACTTTGCATAGTTCACCTTGAGGCCAGTATAGGCAGCAAAATGCAGCAGCAAATTTTCGATATGGTTCAATTGACTAGGATCAGCATTTGCCACTAGAATGGTATCATCTACATATTGAATGATAGGGTAATCTGGGCATGAACTATGGTGCAGGGGTGAGTTGATCATGGAATGTTGTATGGCCTCACTGAACATAGATTGAAGGAGATTTGCAGCACTACAAAGATTAGTGGTGAAAGGGGAtctccttgtctgactcctttcTTCCAGAGAAATTGCTTCACTGGAACACCATTCAGTAGAACATAGGAAAATGCAGTGCCATAAATCATCTTGATCCAATTAATCCATTTGTTTCCAAAACCCATTGTTTGCAAAATCTTAACGATGGTGTCATAGTTGATCATATCAAAGGCATTATTGAAATCCAGTTTTAGCAGAATAATCTCTTTCCTAGACTGATGGCATTGATGAATATATTCATAAGACCAAGCAATACAATCTTGAATACATCTGTTGTTGAGGAAGGCGTATTGATTTTTGTGGACCGGTCTAAGGATAACTCTCTGCAGTCTATTAGCCAACAATTTAGTGAGGATCTTGAGAGTGCAGTTGAGAAGAGAGATGGGTCTGAATTCAGCGGGAGTGGATGCAACTTCTGTTTTGGCGATCAGTGTTATGAAAGAATAATCGATGCTCTTCGCTAGTCCTTGTTTTAAAATCTCTATGCCTGCACAAATTGCCCTTCACACTTGTGATGGGTGAGCTCCCAGTTCCGCCTCAAAGAAATCTCATTCTGGGTAATAAACATCCTTCAAGAGTTGGCACTCAACGACTCCAGATCCTTCAACAAACCCCATGACTGCTTTGCTAGCATGCACGAGTTGAACATCTCTATGTCCCGGAAGCCGAGGCCACCCAAATATTTTGGCATAGCGAAGGTCTCCTAGGATACCCAAGCAGTCTTTCTTTCCCCCCGTTCTTACTTCCCGAAAAAAAAACTTATTGACCATCATAACAGTATGTTGGCACAAACCCCTTGGCCATCAATGTATAGTCAACATTTTCCCCCAGGATTTCTTGTTGTCTGTGCCCCTGCCCCTGGGACCTGCACAACCCCCTTCCTCCCACGCGACCTTTTTGGGCCCGCCCATGTGCGGGGCACCCTGTTTTTTTACATTTTTTACATATTTAAATAATTTCAAAAAACATCTATTTAAAAACACAACTAAATTTTTAAAAATGTTATGGAAAACATAAAACGTTTGTCGCTAGAAAATATTCCTGATTATTATATTTTTTGCATATTTAAAAAAATTTCATGATTTTGAAGATTAATATTTAGAAaagcaaaaatgttcatgattttaaaaatgtcaatatattcaaaaaaatgttcgtaaCATTGAACAAATGGTTCGtaaattgaaaaaatgttaatgaattttcTAAAACTGTTAGCGAATTAGACAAAAAGTTCATTGATTCGGAAAATGGTCACTGATTGAAAAATGTTTATGaattccagaaaaatgttcatttattttagATATGTTCGTAATAACTAAAAAACATGTTTGTGAATCTCAAAAATTAAGCCATAATTTCAATAATTGTTTGTTGATTCAAAAAATTGTTCGCCGATGGAAAAAATATTCACGagcttcaaaaaaatgtttgtgaatttgaaaatgtTTGGGTATTCAAAATTTGATCACGATTTTAAAAATTCATTATTTGTAAAAATGtttacaaatttgaaaaagttcatgtttCGTAAAAATGACCATGAATTCGACAAAAATAAtgatttcgaaaaatgttcatgatttaataaaaataaataaataatatgaaatgataaataaaataaaaaatgaacatgagaaaaggaaaaggaaaaatctaaaaggaaaaaggaatgaaaataatgaaaatgaaaaaacaacatcatttttgtgtgtgttttagCATGTAAATAAACGACGAACCTCCCTTGCAAGAATTTTTTAACTGTCTCGGGTCGAGCACGGGAAGTTCTAGCAGAAAACTTTTTAGACTTTGTTTTTTCATTCCTTTTTCTCATAGGAAACACACTCCATGCAGCTGTTGAACTGCCGGCTGTTTCACATTTTAACTGTACtatgatatttttattttgaacTCCTCAACCCTTTAGTTTGTACAAAAAAAAGACTTCAACTAGGGTAATATGAAATGGAAATAACTAATCACATTTTAAGAAAATATTTAAAAGATTTATATCACTACTCTTTGGAATAACTGAAACGCATTTTAAGAAACAATAAAATTATTTTCAAAGGGTGATTCGACAATTTCGCCATTTGGAAGCTATTTCAACCTTAACATTCTTTTCAACATAAATGATGTCATAATATTTCATTACTCAACACATATTTTTAGTTAATTTAATAAAACTAAAACAGTAAAATGTAACCTAGTTTAACGTATTCAAAGTTGATCTTCTTTTAAAGGTCTTGTCGCCAAAAATTCAATTATATAAAGAATTACAAAAATTAAAATTTAGTTTAAAGGATAGGAATGATTAAAACTATCAATAGGGAAGTAAAAAAGCATGAATTTATTGCGTGAGAGTCCACGGTCCATTTTCTAAGAAATGTCCAGTGTGTGTCTAAAAGAGTCCACGGTCCATTTCAAAATATTCAATTTccattttacaaaaatgttcaaagtgtatCTAAAGAATGTTCAACATGTATACAAAAGTTCAGCGTGAAAAAGTGTCAACatgtatttttaaaaataaaaagggaataaAGTAATAGAAAAATCGGAAAACCAAAAATACAATTGATAATCGAtatagaaaaacacaaaaaaaaagtaaaagaaaaaattGCGTGAAACCTTCTCAAAACTGGCCAAAACGGGTGGAAGCTTCAGAAAACCACTCATATCACACTTATTGGGCCGGTCCACATCGTGGATCATGTAGGCGAGACCAATGGATCTCTCGATGTAAGCAAGATATAAATTTTGCGGGAAAAGATATCTCAGACCCCTTCTCTGTATGAGCAACCGTTCTAATTGAATAAAAGTCGACCGCCTTATAAGCTAAAAACGAAGACACATAGACTTGAATTGAGTTAAGACTCCTCCTTAGAGCATGAGAAGATGACTAATACACCCGTTCTCCTCAACCATCTTCGCGCACGCGCCTCTGGAACCCCGTCTCTGACTTATGTTTGCCCTTTTGTTGGATATTGTGTTTGCAAATCCCTAAAATATGTACTAATACACCCTGATTTTAGCTTTTATATGCACTCACATGACGAGTCTACCTTATGTGCTTAATTTTGTTAGAACTATAATCATGCTATTAATCTGGATTaaattattttgaaaaatggcatTGCTTGTTATCCCAATAATCCGAAAACCCTGATTTCATTTAGAGCAAACGTAGAATTTCATTTGATTTGGTGGAGAGTATACTATTTAGGACTTGTAGTACTCCCAAAAGAGGACATTATAGGAGCAAATGCTCTTCGGAGTTAAAGGTCGATTTGGATAAGTCAGGGGTAAGACTTAGGACCGCTACTATACAGTACTGCTAGATTACTGTCATATGTTTATAAACCCTCCAAAGTGCAGcacataggccctgtttggttcagcttttatcgacggattccgctgccgcgcagcagaatctgaaccaaagggcgaacccagcagaatccgatttcaaaaatccgctgccaaaatctgaaccaaaagcggaagcagcccaggacgtgctttccaaaatctgattccgctgcgggccaaaatctgaaaaaacTGTATCAGCTGGTTTGTCAAATGACCTACAtttttttcacatcagatttttcacagctgtttttccacagcaaatttttcacagctgcttttaAAAATCCACGTCCGAACCAAACAGGGCCAAAAGCTAAAATCATACGAGGCCAATTCACTTGTCCATCTCCTGAACAGTTCATGTCATACAGGCATAATGCCAACTCTTGCACAGATAGCGTCAAACACTACATAGGACTACTAGTAGCATTCCATCAGCGATCACGGCCGCGCCTTGCTGTCGGGCACCGGCGGCAGCTccaccgacgacggcgacggcgcctGCTGCCTCTGCCGCGCGCGCCACCCGCGGCTGAACACCTCCTCGATCTCCTCCAGCGCCCTGCCCTGCGTCTCCGGgcagaagaagtagaagaaggcgGCGGCCACCACCGCCAGGCCCGCGAAGAGGAAGAAGGCGCCGCCGATGGTGATCGCCTTGTACAGGGTGACGAAGGTCATGGACACGCCGGCGTTCATTATGCGGTTGATGGCCACGCCGACGCTGGCGCCCTGCGCGCGCAGCCGGAGCGGGTACACCTCCGAGCTGTAGGCCCACGTGATGGGCCCCACGCCGATGGAGAAGGCCGCCACGAAGGTGAACACCGCGGCGATGGCCAGCGCCACCGCCCACGGCGCGCCGTGGCGTGGCGCCGACCGCTCGATCACGGTGAGGCCCAGGCCCAGGCAGGCCATCGACGCGATGATGCCGGCGAGGCTGGAGAGGTAGAGCGGCCGCCGGCCGACGCGGTCCACGAGCAGGATCGCCACCATGATGAACACCGTCTTGGTCACGCCCACGCCGATGGTCGCCGCCAGGATCTGGTTCCGGGTGGCGATGCCGGCCGCCTTGAAGATCCGCGGGCTGTACAGCACCACCGCCTCGATGCCCGTCAGATGCTGGAAGAAGTGGACGCCTAGGGCGGCCACGAGGATGCGACGGACGGCCGGCGTCGGGTGCAGGAACATCTCCTTCAtcacgccctcgccgccgccgcgaggCACGGGCGCGGCGTCGCCCTCGATGAACCCCGCGGCGCTCTTGATGTCCGCGAGCCGCACGTCGGCCTCCTCCGCCGTGTTGCAGACTTTCCGGAGAACAACGAGCGCCTCCTCGGCCCGGCCCTGCATGACGAGCCACCGGGGCGACTCCGGCATGGCCAGGACGCCGACGGCGAGCGCGGCACTGGGGAGCGCGCCGAGCCCCAGCATGGTGCGCCAGCCGTAGACCAGCGGCAGCTTGGCGAGGAAGTAGTTGGCCACGTAGCCGATGAGGATGCCGAAGCTGATGCAGATCTCGGGGAGCGAGGTGAGCGAGCCGCGGATCTCCGCCGACGCGATCTCGACGGCGTAGACGGGCGCGATCATGAGAGCGTacccgacgccgacgccggcgaCGCAGCGGCCGACTAGGAGCGTGGCGTAGTTGGGCGCGAGGCCCATGAGGACGGAGCCCGCGAGGAAGATGCATGCGGCGAGCGAGATGGTGAGGCGGCGACCGACCCAGTCGGAGACGCGGCCGGCGGTGAGGGATCCCACGAGCGCGCAGACGTTGAGGATGCCGGCGAGCACCTGCAGCTGCGTGTCGTTGGTCTTGAGGTCCTCCTTGATGAACAGCATCGCGCCGCTCATCACGCCGCTGTCTGCGTCCACAACACCACACATCCATTAACACACTTCGTCGTTCACCTGCAGAGTAGATGGAGGATGGAGATGATGCTCCGTTGTGCTCACCGTAGCCCATGAGGATGGAGATGATGGAGCCGATGATGGAGCAGGCCACCGCGTACTTGTTGGTCCCGCCCTTCctcccgcccccgtcgccgccattgttcctctgctcctcctcctcccccatgGCTTCCTTCCCCACCgtggtctcctcctcctccctcacccTCTGTCAGAGTCAGAGACAAAAAACGAACTATACCAGATTGTTAGTTTAATCAGGAGCTTGTGGCTTATGCGTCGCATAAGCACGCCTCTTATAGGCAGCGCCTTCTGCGTGAGCGCCAGTGGGCAGGTCACACCGATTGCAGTTTCAGAGCGCGCATGCGCATGCGCACGCCACTGTAGCGATGTCCCAAGAAAAGAGTGAACAAGATGGTCACAGCGATGCGTATCAGCTTGATGCTCGACGTTTGatgtcccccttcttcttcttccatggagTGGTGCGCGTGTGTTTGGGAGGCTGCAGTGGTGATGGTAGGCGGCTAGGCGGTAGCACACCACCACCACTGTTGACAGTGAGATGCAACACTTGCAGATGGAAGTGACAGTGCCATATAGAGATGTCAAAATTGCGTACTTCAAGAAAGCTTACGCCTTCTGTTCGATCTCCGGGACAGCGAGCATTAGTGTGGATGGATACGATCGAGAATCTACATCACCAAGAGGGGCCATGAATTAATTCACCGCATTTGCTCTGGAAGATTTGGAGAAATACTAGTGCGTCTTGGGCTCTTGGCTAGGTGCCATGCATACAGCTGCCAACGAGTGTAACAGCTCAGTCGATCGTGAGGTATATCTTGGACGCTTTCCTTGGACGATAGCACAGTGGCTATCCCCAGCACCGAGGTCAAGGTCAAAGTAGGGCGCAGTTCTTGTTTTCGATTTTGCTCCTTTTTTTATTTGCATGTGGTATTCAGATGAGAACGGTCGAACATGATTGCAAATCGACTGTTTTTGTAATACATGTTGGCACCATGTGAAGAGCTTTGCTACACAGACGACAACGCTGGACGATTTTCAGACGATGTAACACATCTAGCCGTTCACGAGTACAGCTAAACTAAACAACGCCGTTCAATCCAACATCGTCCACCGTTCGGCCAGGATACTGTCGTCCGCATAGTAATTTCGTACATGTTGGCACCATGTGAAGATGCATGTCTCGGCAGGATCAGTAGTTAGTAGGGTGTGCATAGTTTTGTATTCTGAACATGGGTGTTGGAAGATGTGCATGAAGATGTTTAATCCTCTAGGTTTTGTCTTCTGCGTTCTCGCCGCGACAACGGACAACCAGAGTAtttgactatgatgattattgaaGACCGAGAACGGAAGCAACAGCTACGTCAACATTTTGAAAGATTACGCAGCTGCGTAGACTCATTGGACACTTCTGTTTTGAGGGTGACTCGTAGTATTATACTGTatattatttttttttgttttcgaaaCTGAAACATTGATGTACCTTATCTCCATATTAAATATTTTTTTGTGAATGATCTATACTATTAAATAGTTGAAATCCAGCATTGCTGTACATTATCATCTACCATATTAAATAGTATTTCTTGTGAATGATCTACATTAAATAATCGAAATCCAGCATTGCTGTACAGTATCATCTATATTAAATATTTTTTTTTCAATATCTATATTAAATAGTTGAAATCCAGCATGGCTATACAGTATCATCTATATTAAAAGGCAATTCTAAGCTATCAATTAAATATTGTAAAACCGTAgtcagtggcggagcttgagccAGAAACATGGAGGGGCCATGGGCTTGAAGGGGGCAAACATAGTTGTTTACAAGTGATTTTTAGTACAAAATAGGCCTTAATACAAAGGGATATAGGCTTGTTTTCATGTGAGCTGGGGGGCCATGGCCCAGGTTGGCCcccatgaagctccgccactgACCGTAGTGATATTAAGTACATGTCAAACTGTGCCAGAAAACCTTTTGGGAAAGAGTTGAGGTAAACTCAACTAAATCTTTCTTCAAAACCAAATTTTTGCTCTACAACATCAATTACTGGAATATAATTTCCTACCACTTACACGGACGCAGAGGAAGCTCCTCCATCTGGAGCCATTGCTATTACTCTTTAAGAAGAAAgataatgattttttaaaaaaatacacTATAATTGCTTCTTTTATAGTATAAAAAAACAATCATATAATAGTGTAATTTTCGCACATGTTTCATGTATTTGTGTGTACACACATTTACACTCACCAACATCCCAAAATTAcctacaaaagaaaataaaagtacAGACCAGcaaataaagagaaataaaaaataaacagaCAAACGCATAAAACAGAAAAACATAATTAAAAActagagagggagaggaggaggcctggGTTGTATAAttaatgggcttcggcccagtagcAAATCCACTAACCCAAATACATGGTCAATAACAAAGAAACAGCCCAAATCAACTCAGAAAATAGCCCAAGTAAAAAAGAGTAAGAATATTAAAGCAGGAATGAACGGTAAAAAAATAACAAAGAAACAGCCCAAATCccaaaggcaaaccttggcacattatttttataatacaatggaattgtacaaggggataattatttttgttgaaaagtttctgtaattaagattcacaaagtttccatgggcatgaacaaagttcaaggacgtcccccactttcacaatgctcgtctatctcactttcacttttctttttgaaaagttttgggttcccctctttatttttttgtctttaaactatataaaagcacacaacagaaataaatgactctctaaaacttccgggttgtctccctggcagcgctttctttaaagccattaagctaggcatatagtgctcaagtagtgaatccacccggatcccaaggtatatcaaagccaattttaattggcaatgatttggcatttagtagtgagcacaaagcaacataaatcatgtaatgacgaagtctaactctcttcctatgcatcggcatgtcataaaagaacaattcatgcacacatagtaaaggccaatgcatagtataagcagtttctggcaattttaccatgttggaaacatagagaggtggagatatagttcctctctcataataattgcaagtaggagcagcaagcacatgcatattatattcatcaaaatcatcatgtgcaacggtaaaaggcaacccatcaatataatccttaataagtgcaaacttctccggtatagtgtagtcgggagaattcaaaaagataataggactatcatgcgtgtgtgcaatagcaacaatttcatgtttaacataaggaactatagcaagttcatctccataagcataattcatattggcatcttggccacaagcatagcaagcatcatcaaaaagggatatttcaagagaatcaacgggatcataacaatcatcatagcattcatccttcggtaagcacgaagggaaattaaataatgtatgagttgaagagttactctcattagaaggtgggcacgggtagctaatcctctcttcctccttttgttcttcgctctcctcctcatctttttcatccaatgagctcacagtttcatcaatttcttcttccatagattcctgcaaaatattagtctcttcttggacagcggatactttctcaataaatgcatcaatatcggcattgtattcataattctcatagcaatatttaaggatagctaaattttcaggtctataaacagcatcataaagattttcaaactctttgaacatagattcaatttcataagcacccataaaagcaacaaattcttctatttgttccacatcatagtaatcatatatacctctagcataagaagccaaggtttcattatcattaaatttgcatgaaaagggaaggtgtggagccttcatcctagagcaacaagtataatcatatctcaagcatacttgccgagcataccacttcaacatataaatttgatcccataatagtttccctttttgagtcaagcaataatccctaaagtattcacgttggtccaatgtgtctcccattacataattgaatgaggttttctcaggattatcaaagtggtacataatatttttcacataacgagcatcgagggttttaggaggttccccatctccatgagtagcaagtaaacctatttttttggtatttcgtgttccatatccataactaaagatagagaacaactaagaatagcaaataaaaattacttagtgataaagcaaacaagcacacacgagaatattcaccccacgctatggctccctggcaacggcgccagaaaaaggtcttgataacccacaagtataggggatcaattgtagcctctttcgataagtaagagtgttgaacccaacgaggagctaaaggtagaacaaatattccctcaagttctatcgaccaccgatacaactctacgcacgcttaacgttcgctttacctagaacaagagtatgaaactagaagtactttgtaggtgttgttggataggtttgcaagaatataaagatacgtaaataaaaagtaggggttgtttagataaagacacaataaagtaaatatagcgagtgtggaaaagtggtggtaggagttgcgaaattgtcccttaagcaattgactactttactagaccgatagcaagttttatgtgggagaggccactgctagcatgtcatccctgacttggaattccatgcacttatgattggaactattagcaagcgtccgcaactactaacgttcattaaggtaaaacccaaccatagcattaagatatatcggtcccccttcaatcctgtatgcatcaatttctatgctaggtagaagcttctgtcactcttgccctccaatacatagtcctatcaacatacaactaaccctatggtgtgatccacgtgcgcgctcatatgatgggcaccaaaggacagcaacataaccacaagcaaattaaatcaatcatagcaattcatcaaccaccgataggacaacgaaaatctactcagacatcataggatggcaacacatcattggataataatatgaagcataaagcaccatgttcaagtagagggtacagcgggttgcgggagagtggaccgctgtagatagaggggggaaggtgatggagatgttggtgaagatggcgtaggtgttggtgaagatcgcggtgatgatgatggcccccggcggcgttccggtgccaccagaagcaagggggagagagcccccctccttcttcttcttccttgaccttctccctacatgggagaagggtttcccctctggtccatggtctccatggcgtgggaggggcgagagcccctccgagattggatctgtctctctgtctctctctgtttctgcgttctggtattctgccctttcaccgtttcgtatatatggagatccgtaactccgattggactgaaaccttcgccgagattttttttccgaaaattagctttcttgcggccaaagaagagcagaaaccgccttacgggggcccacgaggggggcaggcgcgcccccctgcctcgtgcccccctcgggcaccgtctcgcgttgattcttcttcccatattttccaaatattccaaaaatatcctccgtccgtttttatcccgtttggactccgtttgatatgggttttctgcgaaacataaaacatgcaacaaacaggaactggcactgggcactggatcaatatgttagtcccaaaaatagtataaaaagttgccaaaaagtatatgaaagttgtataatattggcatggaacaatcaaaaattatagatacgacggagacgtatcagctgcatagaagaattacgtcctgaaagcaccgctgggtatcaggcctgctgcagatgctactgatgacgttaagaacgtctggcaaagcaaagctgatgactactcgatagttcagtgtgccatgctttacggcttagaaccgggacttcaatgatgttttcaacgtcatggagcatatgagatgttccaggagttgaagttaatatttcaagcaaatgcccggattgagagatatgaagtctccaataagttctacaggtgcaagatggaggag
Protein-coding regions in this window:
- the LOC123169550 gene encoding probable polyol transporter 6 — its product is MGEEEEQRNNGGDGGGRKGGTNKYAVACSIIGSIISILMGYDSGVMSGAMLFIKEDLKTNDTQLQVLAGILNVCALVGSLTAGRVSDWVGRRLTISLAACIFLAGSVLMGLAPNYATLLVGRCVAGVGVGYALMIAPVYAVEIASAEIRGSLTSLPEICISFGILIGYVANYFLAKLPLVYGWRTMLGLGALPSAALAVGVLAMPESPRWLVMQGRAEEALVVLRKVCNTAEEADVRLADIKSAAGFIEGDAAPVPRGGGEGVMKEMFLHPTPAVRRILVAALGVHFFQHLTGIEAVVLYSPRIFKAAGIATRNQILAATIGVGVTKTVFIMVAILLVDRVGRRPLYLSSLAGIIASMACLGLGLTVIERSAPRHGAPWAVALAIAAVFTFVAAFSIGVGPITWAYSSEVYPLRLRAQGASVGVAINRIMNAGVSMTFVTLYKAITIGGAFFLFAGLAVVAAAFFYFFCPETQGRALEEIEEVFSRGWRARQRQQAPSPSSVELPPVPDSKARP